The Sulfurimonas sp. genome includes the window CTATCTACTTTAAAGCAACAGGAAGCGGTGGACAAAGTTTTGGTGCTTTTGTAACTAAAGGGATTACCTTTGAAATAGAAGGTGATGCAAATGATTACTACGGAAAAGGATTGTGTGGTGGTAAACTTATTTTATATCCACCATTAAACGCTATTTATGAAGCAAATGAAAATGTTATTTTAGGAAATGTTGCCTTTTATGGTGCTACAAGTGGAGAGTCATACATATATGGTCTAGCAGGTGAGCGTTTTTGTGTTCGTAACTCTGGAGCAAATGTTGTTGTTGGAGCTATTGGTGACCATGGTTGTGAGTATATGACTGGTGGTAGAGTTGTTATACTTGGTGAAATTGGAAAGAATTTTGCTGCTGGAATGAGCGGTGGTATAGCCTATATATATGATAAGAACAAAACTGCTAAAGGTCGCATAAATCAAGGAAGTGTTGATTTAGACAGTATAGACAATGATACTGATGAAAAAGAATTAAAAAGTATGATAGAAAACTATATAACTTATACAAATTCTAAAGAGGCAAAAGAGATTTTAGCAAACTGGGAAGAGGCAAAAAATACATTTATAAAAGTTATGCCAGTTGATTATAAACGAGTTTTAAAAGAACAGGCTCAAAAAATGAGAGAGGTGTAAGATGGGAAAAATTACAGGATTTAAAGAGTATAAGCGTCAAAATTTTTCTATTGCACCAGTAGAGGAACGCATAAAGCATAACAATGAATTTGTAATTCCTGCGAATAAAAATGCAATGGAGATTCAAGGTGCTAGATGCATGGACTGTGGTGTTCCTTTTTGTCATAGTAATTATGGTTGTCCAGTCGGTAATAATATACCTCAATTTAATGATCACATATATAAAAACAAATGGGAAAATGCATTTCGTACACTGATGAGTACAAATAATTTTCCAGAATTTACGGGAAGAGTATGCCCTGCTCCATGTGAGACTGCTTGTGTTCTTGGTTTAAATAATGACGCAGTTACAATAAAGGGCATCGAGTATTCAATAATTGAGATGGCTTACAAAAAAGGCTGGATGAAACCACAAGTACCAAAAATCAGAAGTGGCAAAAAAGTTGCAGTTGTTGGTTCTGGTCCAGCTGGTCTTAGTGTTGCAAGTCAGCTTAACAAAGCGGGACATGAAGTTACTATATATGAAAGAGATAAACGCATCGGCGGTTTAGTTCGTTATGGTATTCCAAACTATAAACTTGACAAGAAAAAAGTAGTTCAACGCAGAATTGATATGATGGTTGAAGAAGGCATAAAATTTGTTACAAATGCGCATATTGGTATAGATATACCACTGAAAAAACTTCAAGATGAATATGACTCTGTTGTACTATGTGGTGGAGCGTCTTTACCAAGAGACTTACCAATAGACAATAGAGATGCTAAAGGTATTCATTTTGCAATGGAATTTTTAGCACAGTGTAACTCACGCATAGAGGGTGAAAATATTCCTAAAGAAAAAGAGATTTTAGCAACTGATAAACATATTGTTGTTATTGGTGGAGGAGATACAGGAAGTGACTGCGTTGGAAACTCTATAAGACAAGGAGCAGCATCTATCACCCAGATAGAACTAATGCCAAAAGCACCACTAGAGAGAACAGATGCTATGCCATGGCCAACATATCCAAGAGTGTTTAAACTATCAACTTCTCAACAAGAGGGTTGTGATATGGACTTTAACATACTTTCAAAATCATTTATCAAAGATGAAAATGGAAATGTAAAAGGTCTAAACTGTGTAAAAATTGAGTGGGGAGATAAAGGATTTAGTGAAATAAAAGGAACTGAATTTACTTTAAAAGCTGACTTAATTTTCTTAGCTATGGGCTTTATGGGACCTGAGCAAACAGGTATGATAGAAGAGTTAAAACTTGACACAGATGCTAGAAGTAATATAGAGACAAACAACTACAAAACTTCTGTTGAAGGCGTTTTTAGTGCTGGAGATATGAGAAGAGGTCAATCACTTGTAGTTTGGGCAATTTATGAAGGTAGAGAGTGTGCCATAGCAGTTGATGAATTTTTATCAAACAAAAAAACTATGCTAAACGCTAGAAGTAAATCTTTATACGAGAACTGATTTTCAAGACAATGTCATATAACATCTAAACACTTTATAGTAGTTATTATTTATTAGATTTAAGGTTCTTTTGTATAGAATATGTTTAAATAAATAGTTATGTTACGATTAAATAACAAAAGGAATATACACATTGAGAAAACAATACAAATTATTAGTTGCTAGTATTATAACAATGATGGCAATTACAGGATGTTCACATAAAATATCTATAAATCCTTCATTAGAAAAAATACGAGAGACAACAGTTGAAAATAAACTTGACATTAATGTCGGTTATTATATATCTAAGCATAATAAAAAGTTAAAAGTAACAACTCCAGGAGGTGGGGGAGATAAAGTTGAATATATGCCATATAAAGATACCGAAAGTGCTTTAAATACAATTTTGTCAAAAGTTTTCAATAGAGTATACTCGTTAAAGTCATTTAACGATAAAGAATATATTGAATCAAAAAGTATAAAATATATTTTTACACCAAAAATCAAAACAAACTCTTCATCTGACAGTGCCTTTACATGGCCACCAACAAAATTTACTGTGGCATTAACATGTGAAGCTGTTAATTTGAATGGAAGTAAAGTATGGGAAGAAACTACTTATGAAGAAGGAAATGCTGAGTTTGATGAATTTAAAGAAAATTTTTCATTATCTGCTCAAAGAGCTACAGAGAAAGCATTTCAAAGTATGCTAAATAAATTAAAAAAATCAGATTCATTCAAATAAGGAAAAATATGAGATACTTCAAACTTACACTATTAGCATTATTATTAGTTTTAACAACAGGTTGTTCAATGAAAGGTCATAAGTTTAATCCTGATTTTAATTCAATTAATGAATTAAAAGATACTAACTTAAAGTCTATGACAATACAAAAAAATAAGTTTAAAAAAGAAAAAGATGAGTCAATTGGTCTAAGAGCAATGAATATGACATCTCCTTACGGAGGTTCTTTTTCAAAATATTTAGAAATTTCATTAGAAGAACAGTTAAAGCAAGCATCAATATATGACACAAAATCTGATATTAAAATTTCTACTGTATTATTGAAAAATGATGTTTCTATCTCCAGTTTTAGTATTGGAGAAGCTGACTTATCGGCCAACTTTATAGTTATGAATAAAGATAGAAAAGTTTATGAAAAAGAGCATTCTATACATCACGAATGGGATTCATCATTTATTGGACAAATAGCTATCAAAAATGCTATCGAAAACTATCCTGTTGCGATGCAAAAATTGATAGATAGTTTTTTATTAGACAAAGAATTGATTGAAGTAGCCAAGTAAGAAAAGCATAACAAAAACAAGAGACAATGAAAAAAAATAGTCTCATTATCTAATGTTGTTTGGGCAATTTACGAAGGCAGAGAGTGTGCCATAGCAGTTGATGAATTTTTATCAAACAAAAAAACTATGCTAAACGCTAGAAGTAAATCTTTATATGAGAAATGATTTTTAAAATAAACTTAGGTTACATCTCATGGGAGATGTGACGAGAGAATCAATTCTTTTAACTTCCATAAATACCATTTCACTTAATATTATAGATAGCATCTAAGCACTTTATTGTAATTGAACCCTCTGAACAAGTCAGCTGATTCTTATTTATCTTGATATTCTAACATTTTAAAAATTCACTTTCAATTTTGAGATGAATTTTTGAGTATATTTTCTATATTTTTACTAATATATGCAATATTAGTCTCTCTTCTTGTCGTTTTATATCAGTTTATTGCTCTTACCAGTGCAGGTGTCCGTCTCAGATTATAACAAGCAGCCAACATAAAAAAGTGTTGTTGATTTTTCTCTATTCCAAGATATTTAGTTTCTCTAAATTTCATATGATGCTTGATAAATGCAAATGGCAGTTCTACTAAACATCTTATCTTTGAGAACCTTGTATTATTTCTTGATTGTTTAGGTCTTAATTTAGATTGACCTCTTACTCTTCTTTCGACTATACCAGCAAATATACCTTTTGCTCTTAAAGTTATCTTCCTTGCTTTTTGTATATAGCCGCTATCTGCAAAGATAGCTTTATCTTCATCTTGAGTAAGTTCATCGAATTGAGTACTATCATGAGTTGATGCAGTTGTAGCTATTACTTTTTTGATGATACCGTTTGTATCAGTTGCTATATGCATCTTTAATCCATGATGTTTACGACCTCTTTTTGAAGTATAGGTTGCATCAGAATCATGGGCTTTATTTGAAATAACTTTACCCTTGTCATCTTTTTTTCTCTTTGGTTCGCTTGAGTGGATGAGAGTAGCGTCTATAAGAGTTCCCTCATTGAGTATAAGTCTTTTAGATTCCATCATCTTTTTTACTTCTTCAAATATATCACCAAGTATCTCTTCTTTGATAAGCTTGTTTCTAAATTTACAAATAGTTGTTTCATCTGGAATAGTATCTTCATCTCTTATATCAAGAAACTTTCTGAAGCTTATACGGTCATGTATAAGCTCTTCGGTCATTGGGTCTGACAATCCATACCAGTTTTGTAAAAAAAGTGAGCCTACTAATATCTTTGATGGAATAGATGGTCTTCCTGTCTTACCTTTGTTGGGTTTGTATACATTTTTCTCTATAAGTATCTTCTCAATAGCTTCAAATGGAATAATCTCTTTCATCTCATTTAAAAACTTCATACTCTTCTTACCACCTTGGTATTTCATGGCATGGTCAAAAAAACTTAGTTGCATATTTATCCCTCAAACTTGGCTTCTTAGTATATTTATTTTAGCTAATTCTTGGTTTGAGGGAGGTTAAGTTAAATTGCTTGATTGTTCAGAGGGTTCAATTGTTATTCGTTAGATTTAAGGTTCTTTTATATAGAATGTGTTTGATTAAATAGCTGTTTTGATGTTAAAATATAATTCCATCACACAGCAAATATTAAAATAAGGATTTACATGTTTTTCAAAAGTATATATACGATATCTGCTATTTCAATTTTATTTTCTGGTTGTGCAACTATGCAAAAAACAGAAACACATAAAATTCCAATAAAAAATGAATTCCAGATAAGTGAAACTCTAAAAGTCAAAGAAAATATTCCTTCTGGATTAAAAAGAAAAGTTACAATAGGTAGATTTACAAATGAAACTAAATATGGTCAAAGTTTTTTTATTGATAAAAATAACGATAAAATTGGAAAACAGGCAATGGATATTTTATCTGCAAAACTATTTCAATCAGGAAGATTTATCATGTTAGAGCGTGCAGATTTATCAAAAATAGAAAAAGAGCTTAGCATGGGCAATCATGCTAAACTTGACAACTCTGCTGATTACTTGATTTTAGGTTCTATTACAGAGTTTGGACGCAAAGAAACAAGTGATGTAGGAATATTTAGTCGTGTTAAAAAACAAGAAGCATTTGCAAAAGTACATATTAGAATAGTAGATGTTAGTACGGGCTTAATTATTTATTCTGAAGAAGGGAAAGGTACATCTTTTAGTGAAGCAGGAACAGTAATGGGTGTTGGTGGCAAGGCTGGATATAACGGTCAATTAAATGATAAAGCGATTGATGCAGCAATATCAGATTTAACTTCTAATATAATTGAAAACATGCTTGACAAACCATGGAAAGGATACATTCTTGGATATGAGGATGGAAGCTTAATCGTATCAGGTGGGAAAAGTCAAAATATCAAAATTGGCGATAAATTTGATATTTACAAAGAAGGAAAAAAAGTTAAAAATCCTCAAACAAATATGATGATGAGCCTTCCTGGTAAAAAGATAGCAACAATCGAAATAGAAGCTACAATAGGTGATACACTCGATACAGAAGTTTCCTTGGCTACTATTGTAACTGGTAATTTAAAGGCATATATAGAAAGTAATAATTACTCTAAATTATATATTCAGATAGGAGTTAAATAATGAGAAAAATAATATTAACAATAGGCTTAATTGCTTCAATATTTTTATCCGGATGTGGATACAAAGAAGGAGTAGCAACTGCTACTAAAAAATCTTATTTATATTTTACTGGCAATATAAACGATACCATGATTTCAGTAGACAATGGAGATAAGTTTAGTGTACAAGCTGGTAAAAACTACAAATACTCAGTTAAACCAGGCAAACATCTAGTTGAAATATATAGAAATAATATACTAATCATTAAAAGAAATATTTTTATTAGTGATGGTATTTCCAAAGAAATTGAGGTGCAATAAAAATGAAAAACAATAAAATAATAGGCTTATTAACAATAGTATCTATTGGATTTATAATATCTGGTTGTGGTCAACCAAAGCCTTTATATACATATGGAAACTATAGCTCAAGTTATTATGAATCCAAGAAAGATGTTGATACTGATACGGCTTTGGAACTTCAAAAATCAATAGAATATGCTATTGAAAATGCAAATGAAAGCCGTTCTGGTAGAGTTGCTCCAGGAATGTATGCGAATCTAGGTTATATATATCTCAAAGGTGGTAAAACTGATAAAGCTATAGAAAATTTTAATAAAGAAAAATCTATATATCCAGAGTCAGCTCACTTCATGGATAGAATGATTAAAAAAATAGAATTAGCAGAAGGAAAAACAGATAATGAAAAATAAACTTACAATACTATTAACTTCTATAGTGTCTATATTGATTTTTACTGGATGTGGAGCTACATATGTCACAAAAGGAACAGAATTTCCTAAAATGTATGAGCAACAACCTCGCTCAATACTTATATTACCGCCAATGAATGAAAGCACAGATGCTGAAGCTAAAGATTATTATATGACAACAACAGAAATGCCTTTTGCTTTAATGGGTTACTATACATTTCCAACAGAAATGGTTAGTGATATTATGAAGCAAGAGGGTGTTTATGACACTGAGATTTTATATAATATGCCTCTTGATAAATACTACGAATATTTTGGTGCTGATACAGTTTTGTTTACGAGGATTAAAAAATGGGATGTTTCATATATGATACTTGCTTCAAACTTAACTATATCAATAGAAGCTAAAATCATGTCAACTAAGACATCTGAAGAGTTATGGAAATATACTGGTACAGTTGTTGTAGACTTAAGTGGTGGAGATACAGGTGGAGGAATTGTTGGCTTAATAACAAAAGCAATTTTATCAGCTGTAAATACAGCAACTGCTGATTATGTACAACATGCACATACTGCGAATAGAAGAATAATTTATACTCTTCCTGCTGGTCCATATAATGAAATGCACATGAAAGATCAAAGTGTTCAATTAATTGATCAAACTCCAGGAAAATGAAATATTTCAATATCAACAATATAAGAGATAAGGGGTAAGGTACCAAATTCAAGAGTGGAGTTTAGCCCCGCCGTTAACTCTAAATTAGTATTCCCAAACTTGACAAAGAAAGAAATAAAAAGACAATTTATAAGTTTTGACTTAGCGATGTTTGAAGTTGTCTATATTCAATAAATTGATACATTAAGTATTTTGTGATAAAATCATTAAAATATTTTATAACATTGGAGAAACAATGGATTTACAAACAAAAGCACTACATGCTGGATATGAAAAAGACTCTCAAGGAACTATGGCAGTTCCTATTTATATGACGACTGCGTATGAGTTTCGTGATGTTGAGCACGCTGCAAATTTATTTGCACTTAAAGAATTAGGTAACATTTACACTCGTTTAAATAATCCTACAACAGATGTTTTTGAAAAAAGATTTGCTGAGTTAGAAGGTGGAGAAGCTGCTATTGCTACAGCAAGTGGCATGAGTGCTATTTTTTACGCTATTGCTAACTCTGCTGAGGCTGGTGATAATATTGTATGCGCTAGACAACTTTATGGTGGAAGTCTTACACTGAATTCTCATACTCTTAAACGCTTTGGAATTGAATCAAGATTTTTTGATGTTCAAAATCCAAGTGAGATAGAAGCACTCATAGACGACAAAACAAAAGTTATCTTTTTTGAGTCTTTAACAAATCCTAGTATTGATGTTGCTGACATTGAGGCGATTACTACTATCGCTAACAAACATGGCATACTTACTGTAGTTGACAATACTGTAGCCACTCCTGTTTTATGCCGTCCTTTTGAGTTTGGAGCAGATATATCTGTTCACTCTACATCTAAGTACACAACAGGTCAAGGTCTTGCTATTGGTGGTATTTTAGTTGAGAGAAAAGGTCTTTTAGAAAAACTAAAAGCAAATCCAAGATACCCTCAGTTTAATGAGCCAGACCCTTCTTACCATGGGTTGGTGTATGTAGATGTACCTCTTCCTGCTTTTACTTTAAGAACTCGGCTTTCGCTTCTTAGAGATATTGGTGCAGTTCCATCTCCCTTTAACTCTTGGTTATTTATTCAAGGAACAGAAACACTATCTCTTCGCATGAAGGAGCATTCGGCAAATGCTTTAGCACTAGCCGAATTTTTAGAAGCACATCCAAAAGTAAATAAAGTAAATTATCCTGGTTTAAAAAGTAACTCAAACTATGCCAATGCTCAAAAACACTTTGACAATGGAGCTTGTAGTGGACTTTTAAGTTTTGAAGTTGACTCTTTAGAAATAGCTACTAAAATCGTAGATGCTACTGAACTTTACTCTTTAGTTGTAAATATTGGTGATTCAAAATCAATCATTACGCACCCTGCATCTACAACTCATCAACAGTTAAATGAAGAAGAATTAAAAGCTTGTGGTGTTCCTTCTGGACTTATCAGAATTTCAGCTGGATTAGAATCAATAAAAGATTTAATCGCAGACATTAAACAAGCTTTAGAGGCATAAAAAGTAGTATTAAGTCATTTTCGCTAAAATGTTACTATTATTTTACGGAGAACTGCAAACTTGCCTTTAAACTTACAAATACATACAGAGCATTTTACAAACCCTCTCTATTTAGAGAGTGGTCGTATTTTAGAACCTTATGATATTGTTTATGAAACATACGGTGAAATAAATGACGATAAAAGCAATGTGGTTGTAGTTTGTCATGCACTTACAGGTTCTCACCATGCAGCTGGCATCTATGAAAATGAAACTAAAGCTGGTTGGTGGGATGGTTTTATCGGTTCTGGCAAAGCAATAGACACAGATAAGTACTTTGTAATTTGCTCAAATGTCATAGGTAGTTGCTTTGGTTCAACAGGTCCTATGAGTATGCAACACCCTCAGCACGAACACTATCGCTACAAATTTCCAGTTGTTACTATAAAAGATATGGTAAAAGCTCAACGCATACTTTTTGACAGACTTGATATTCATAGAGTTCACGCAGTTGTAGGTGGCTCTATGGGAGGGATGCAAGCTCTCGCTTTTGCAGTTCACTATCCTAACTTTTCAAATAAAATCATCGCTTTAGCCGCAACTCACGCAACACAACCTTGGGCAATAGCCTTTAACAAGGTAGCTCAAGAATCTATCTTAAAAGACCCTGATTTTAAACAAGGCTACTATGACCCTGAAGTTATAAAAGAGCAAGGCTTATCAGGTATGGCTGTTGGTCGTATGGCTGGTCATATTAGTTTTTTATCCCCTGAGTCTATGGCTACTAAGTTTGGTCGTGAGTATAAAAGAACAGATGGACTTTATGAACTTTTTGGAAAGTTTCAAGTTGAGTCTTATTTAGAGTACAATGGTTACAATTTTACAAAATGGTTTGACCCTTTAGCATATCTTTACATAACTAAAGCTATTAATATCTTTGATTTAGCAAGAGGTTTTGACTCACTTGAAGAGGCTCTTAAAAAAGTAACTTCAAGTATGCATCTGATTAGCTTTAGAGATGATTTACTTTTTAAAAATATAGAGATGAAAAAAATTGCTGATACTTTAAGTGAGATTGGTAACAACAACTATAACTATATTGACATAGATAGCGGTTATGGTCATGACGCTTTTTTAGTAGAGTTAGAAAAATTTGAAAAATATGTAAAGGATGCATTAGATGGCTAAAACACCAGATTTTGAAACAAAACTAACAAGTGCTAAAAAGACATTGGAAAACTTGATGAAACCTGATATTACTTTGCAAAATAGTGTAAAAGAATATGAAAAAGGAATCAAAGAGTTAAATGATGCTCAAAAAATTCTCGAAACAGCTGTCATAAAAATTAACGAAATAAAGAATAACTAATGCGTTGTGCTGTACTACAACTTAGCGCTCAAGGCATGAGTAGTACAAAACTTTACAATTACATAAGAATTGCTCATACAAAAAATGTAAAAGTTCTTCTGCTTGGTGAGTACATATTAAACCCTTTTTTCAAAGAGTTACAAAATATGTCAATTTCTATGATAAAAGAACAAGCCGAGCACCAGATTAAAATACTTAAAGAACTATCTTCTACTTACAATATGACAATCGTTGCACCTTTAGTTATTGTAAAGAAGAAAAAAGTTTATAAAACAGTTGCTAAGTTTGCTCCATCATCTACTGCTTACTATCAACAACAAATCCTTATAAACTACTCACATTGGAATGAGGAAAAATTCTTTTCAAACAGTATCGATGTTATTAAATCACCGCTAGTTTTTAAAGTTGATGGCTTTAAGTTTGCGATTATCAGCGGTTTTGAGATTCATTTTGATGAAATATTTGCACAAATTTCACAAAAAAATGTAGATGCTATCTTACTCCCAAGCATATCTACTTTTGACTCTTTTGAGAGATGGAAAACTCTTATACTTTCTCGTGCTTTTACAAATAACTGCTACATTCTTAGAGCAAACCGAATAGGTGAATATACCCAAGAAGAATTTTCATGGAAATTTTATGGAGACTCCATACTAGCATCTCCAAATGGAGAGTTATTATCTCATCTTGGAAACAAGGAAGAACTAATGTTAGTAGAGATGTCTCACAGTGAAGTAGTTCAAACAAGACGGACATGGGGATTCAAAGATATAATAAAAAGGAGAGAATCATGAAAAAAATATTTAAAATTTCACTTATATTAGTTGTAATACTAGCTACTTTTTATGTATATCATGTACATTTTGACTACCGTTTTGAAGTGATTAGCAAAGACAAGGTTTATAAATCAGGTCTAATAAAACCTGAGAAACTTGAAGGCTATCTTGTAAAATATAATATTAAAACTGTTATAGACTTAATGGACCCTGGTGTTCAAGATGCACTTAATCCAGCAAAACAAAAAAATATAGATGAAGAAGATAATGCTATTAATCAGATAAATCAAAAGAACAATCTAAACATAAAACATGTAAATATACCATCAGGACAAGTACCAAATAAAAAGACTCTTACTAAGTTTTTTGAAGTTCTTGATAACAAAGACAACTATCCAATTTTAATACACTGCTATCATGGAACAGGGAGAGCACAAATATATAGTGCCCTTTATAGAGTAGAGTATGAAAATTGGAATACTGAAGATGCGAGACAAAAGACAAGATTTATGGTTGAGGGATTTGGATATAGAAGTAGTTTCTCAAAAGGAAAAGTAAAAGGTGACTTTCTTATAGAATATAAACCTAGAAAAGAAGGCATACTTAGTACTATAAACACACTCCAAAAATAGTGTGTTTAACCTTTTTGTGCTATAATTTTTTTTTAATAAAGGCTCAATAATGATGAAATATTTCCATCGCCAGATACAACTTTGGGGCGAAGAAACACAACAAAATTTACAAACAAAAAAGATAGCAGTTATTGGCTCAGGTGGTCTTGGAAGTTCTTTAGCATTTGCACTTGGAGCTAGTGGTATTGGCGAAATTCATATGGTTGACTTTGATGAAGTTTCTTTGCACAATATCCATAGACAAATAGCTTTTAAAGTTGGTGATGAAGGCAAAAATAAAGCTACAATCAATGCAAAAATCATAGAAGAAAGATGCCCCTATGTGAAGGCTATCGCTCATGAGTGTAACTTTGAAGAGTGGAGCAAAAAAAATATAGAAGTAGATTTAATCATAGATGCTACAGATAATCTTCCAACTCGCGGGGATATAAACGCCTATGCAAAAAGTATAAATATGCCTTGGTTGTATGGAAGTGTTGAGGCTTTTCATGGGCAAGTTTGTTTCATAGATAAGTCTTCTTTTACGGATGCCTTTAAAATCATCAAAAAAACTCCAGCAGGAATCGCAGCACCAATAGTTATGCACATAGCATCTCTACAAGCAAACTTAGCACTTAGATTTCTAGCAGGTCTTAGCGTTAAAAAAGACACACTTTACTATCTTTTTTTTAACCAAGATGGTGAGTTAATAACTCAAAAATTCACACTTCCTAAAGCTTAGAAATATAGTCCGAAAGAGCTTTGATTTGCTCATCATCTAGCTTAGATACTTGACCTTTCATAATGCTCTTCATAGCTCCGCCATAAGTTCCATCTTTATATCCATTTAGTGAGTTTGTAACCTTAGATGCCATCCATCCTTGAATCAATTTTGATTTTCCTAGAGCAGGTTTATCACCTTTCGCCCCATGACAAGC containing:
- a CDS encoding ThiF family adenylyltransferase, which encodes MMKYFHRQIQLWGEETQQNLQTKKIAVIGSGGLGSSLAFALGASGIGEIHMVDFDEVSLHNIHRQIAFKVGDEGKNKATINAKIIEERCPYVKAIAHECNFEEWSKKNIEVDLIIDATDNLPTRGDINAYAKSINMPWLYGSVEAFHGQVCFIDKSSFTDAFKIIKKTPAGIAAPIVMHIASLQANLALRFLAGLSVKKDTLYYLFFNQDGELITQKFTLPKA